From Topomyia yanbarensis strain Yona2022 chromosome 1, ASM3024719v1, whole genome shotgun sequence, one genomic window encodes:
- the LOC131696292 gene encoding uncharacterized protein LOC131696292 yields METKRLKVTNRKQFECLVKHMEKQPAVAKGQKFAEAACFSKAKYNEVWNRISRELNSLGPPTRSMMEWQKVWTDFKLKTKRKLSHNRIESRATGGGKNKMMQFSSCEESVIALLSLDTAVNTTGSVYGLEPIASTSTSLGGPTEQSTVSPESSDEENLPVVNDHDREFASHPNENVMIEEEIGEDIQTQETITQRREHRTDKREGFLKAQTEYLKDIKDNVKDIARYSRKCYYLEEKRLKLEKERNLMKEKQHAEYIQYKMAVLDYKKRKLELMEQANI; encoded by the exons ATGGAGACAAAACG GTTGAAAGTTACGAACAGAAAACAGTTCGAGTGCTTAGTGAAGCATATGGAGAAGCAACCTGCAGTGGCTAAGGGTCAAAAATTTGCAGAGGCAGCTTGTTTTTCAAAGGCCAAGTATAATGAGGTGTGGAACCGCATAAGCAGGGAGCTAAACAGCCTCGGTCCACCGACTCGTTCAATGATGGAGTGGCAAAAG GTATGGACAGATTTTAAGCTTAAAACGAAACGCAAACTGTCCCACAACCGCATTGAATCGCGAGCCACAGGAGgaggaaaaaataaaatgatgCAGTTCTCATCTTGTGAGGAGTCGGTGATCGCTCTTTTGTCATTAGATACTGCTGTGAACACTACAG GCAGCGTATATGGCCTTGAACCGATTGCGAGCACATCGACGTCTTTGGGAGGACCTACGGAACAGAGCACTGTATCACCTGAATCATCCGATGAAGAAAATCTTCCGGTAGTCAACGACCACGATCGAGAGTTTGCATCTCATCCGAATGAAAATGTGATGATTGAAGAGGAAATCGGCGAAGACATCCAGACGCAGGAAACAATAACGCAACGTCGCGAACATAGGACGGATAAGCGAGAAGGATTTTTGAAGGCGCAGACGGAATACTTAAAGGATATTAAAGACAATGTTAAGGATATAGCCAGATATTCCAGAAAATGTTATTATTTGGAGGAGAAGCGATTGAAGCTggaaaaagaaagaaatttaATGAAAGAAAAGCAGCACGCGGAGTACATCCAGTACAAAATGGCTGTGCTCGACTATAAAAAGAGGAAATTAGAGTTGATGGAACAAGCGAACATTTGA
- the LOC131678011 gene encoding putative nuclease HARBI1 isoform X1, with amino-acid sequence MFVGMAQPTLSRSLSSIIDIFETEICHTAIKFPTDEAERNEIKMAFYEKTGFPGVIGCVDGTHVKIVTPNSNIQHLYYNRKGFHSLNVMLVCDHKLRIRYVDANHPGSNHDSFIWNSSPLDTMLHEMYQNGEQNTWLLGDAGYPLKPYLITPFRSTTRTPSSENQTKFNEIHSKARMTIERAIGVLKNVFRCSLGARQLHYKPEKAAKIVNVCCALHNLRLRFNVPLDGEDWQPIENDEHVDPVVEDESHMSADDIRRTIMMSII; translated from the exons ATGTTCGTAGGGATGGCACAACCCACGCTATCAAGATCGTTGTCTTCTATAATTGACATATTTGAAACCGAAATTTGTCATACCGCAATAAAATTTCCCACAGATGAAGCAgaaagaaatgaaattaaaatggCATTCTACGAAAAAACTGGATTTCCGGGAGTAATAGGGTGTGTCGACGGCACTCATGTGAAAATTGTTACGCCTAACTCGAACATTCAACATCTTTACTACAACAGAAAAGGCTTTCATAGTTTGAATGTTATGCTG GTATGTGATCATAAACTGAGAATCCGCTACGTAGATGCAAACCATCCTGGTTCTAATCATGATTCCTTCATATGGAACAGTAGTCCTCTGGATACAATGTTGCATGAGATGTACCAAAACGGCGAACAAAATACCTGGCTGTTAG GCGACGCCGGATATCCGTTGAAGCCCTATCTGATCACCCCTTTTCGATCTACTACAAGAACTCCAAGTTCGGAAAATCAGACTAAATTCAATGAAATACATTCAAAAGCAAGAATGACTATCGAACGAGCAATCGGAGTATTGAAAAATGTATTTCGATGTAGCTTAGGTGCTCGACAGTTACATTACAAACCGGAAAAGGCTGCAAAGATTGTAAATGTGTGCTGTGCATTACATAATTTGAGGCTTCGATTTAATGTGCCACTAGATGGTGAAGATTGGCAGCCCATTGAGAATGACGAACATGTTGATCCTGTAGTGGAAGATGAAAGTCACATGTCTGCCGATGATATTAGAAGAACAATTATGATGTCGATTATATAA
- the LOC131678011 gene encoding putative nuclease HARBI1 isoform X2 — protein sequence MAFYEKTGFPGVIGCVDGTHVKIVTPNSNIQHLYYNRKGFHSLNVMLVCDHKLRIRYVDANHPGSNHDSFIWNSSPLDTMLHEMYQNGEQNTWLLGDAGYPLKPYLITPFRSTTRTPSSENQTKFNEIHSKARMTIERAIGVLKNVFRCSLGARQLHYKPEKAAKIVNVCCALHNLRLRFNVPLDGEDWQPIENDEHVDPVVEDESHMSADDIRRTIMMSII from the exons atggCATTCTACGAAAAAACTGGATTTCCGGGAGTAATAGGGTGTGTCGACGGCACTCATGTGAAAATTGTTACGCCTAACTCGAACATTCAACATCTTTACTACAACAGAAAAGGCTTTCATAGTTTGAATGTTATGCTG GTATGTGATCATAAACTGAGAATCCGCTACGTAGATGCAAACCATCCTGGTTCTAATCATGATTCCTTCATATGGAACAGTAGTCCTCTGGATACAATGTTGCATGAGATGTACCAAAACGGCGAACAAAATACCTGGCTGTTAG GCGACGCCGGATATCCGTTGAAGCCCTATCTGATCACCCCTTTTCGATCTACTACAAGAACTCCAAGTTCGGAAAATCAGACTAAATTCAATGAAATACATTCAAAAGCAAGAATGACTATCGAACGAGCAATCGGAGTATTGAAAAATGTATTTCGATGTAGCTTAGGTGCTCGACAGTTACATTACAAACCGGAAAAGGCTGCAAAGATTGTAAATGTGTGCTGTGCATTACATAATTTGAGGCTTCGATTTAATGTGCCACTAGATGGTGAAGATTGGCAGCCCATTGAGAATGACGAACATGTTGATCCTGTAGTGGAAGATGAAAGTCACATGTCTGCCGATGATATTAGAAGAACAATTATGATGTCGATTATATAA